In one window of Hemicordylus capensis ecotype Gifberg chromosome 10, rHemCap1.1.pri, whole genome shotgun sequence DNA:
- the WHAMM gene encoding WASP homolog-associated protein with actin, membranes and microtubules, producing the protein MDAEPQLDSLDGWVAVKENVFGQPEAPHKLRFLVAWNAVESKFAVTCHNRTLQEQAGGKAGAEDGGGGLAGEQPSWAGLYSSQALHNIHRQLAALNERLESCFPALPAALTGQSGLWALLFPGCPVLAEAELEALCHRLERYLGWALELCGRKALLDTLFAHDQDEEDEYFENLQEFRRKALKGQLSDAKEALRRVLHQHKDASKLVALMDLYEEEDEAYWALVTVATQFYQYLLQPFRDMRELATLYRLEILKALRADRLGPKRIEALQKEAEEWAKQAEEAVCSIQDITVGYFRETVTALAAMQKQMEQDRKRFGQAAWAAASPRLENLKYLLAKETLQHMRAKELCLNHKRADIRKKMQSLGEQENDMACVEELEIEYYETQLELYEVQFEILKNEEMLLVTQLETLRRQMKEIQDEVVYYDTCENPDELEAADQGLELTHAPSSEMVQLRQRTQQLETKRGIICSRRAYLRNKKDQCEESRRLRLQEARESTRHFLQHHSIQMKRDKKKEEEKTKKAWIKQEREKTLERLKTFKEKCPAQFVLKTSRSQPLNSKQPLGASRRTPSAKSTQPLSISGKLPPKHSRTSRPIQAKGPKALRPKPSADIPIHIFAPPADPKHCKQTEEVPPLPPLPPPPPAPPLPDAHLGGLKRTTQASDQPLPLVSEEPPRRSPGAERAAKTAAHTANTCTGTMDEVLASLRRGEILLRKVEPPRPPPSSGSSLNDGILAAIRQGVKLRKVSPEPKTDLQKASNNELERSIKAAMLRIKKVSADSEEDENNDQNSGEWNS; encoded by the exons ATGGACGCGGAGCCGCAGCTCGACAGCCTGGACGGCTGGGTGGCGGTCAAGGAGAACGTCTTCGGGCAGCCCGAGGCGCCCCACAAGCTGCGCTTCCTGGTGGCCTGGAACGCCGTCGAGAGCAAGTTCGCGGTGACTTGCCACAACCGGACTCTGCAAGAGCAAGCCGGCGGGAAGGCAGGGGCCGAGGACGGCGGCGGGGGCCTCGCCGGAGAGCAGCCGAGCTGGGCCGGCTTGTACTCCTCGCAGGCCTTGCACAACATCCACCGGCAGCTGGCGGCTCTCAACGAGCggctggagagctgcttcccGGCGCTGCCCGCCGCGCTGACCGGCCAGAGCGGCCTGTGGGCCTTGCTCTTCCCCGGCTGCCCGGTGCTGGCCGAGGCGGAGCTGGAGGCGCTGTGCCACCGCCTGGAGCGCTACCTGGGCTGGGCGCTGGAGCTGTGCGGCCGCAAAGCCCTGCTGGACACGCTCTTCGCGCACGACCAGGACGAGGAGGACGAATACTTCGAGAACTTGCAGGAGTTCCGCAGGAAAGCCCTGAAGGGGCAGCTGAGCGACGCCAAGGAGGCCTTGCGCAGG GTTCTTCATCAGCACAAAGATGCCAGCAAGCTGGTCGCCTTAATGGACCTTTACGAGGAGGAAGATGAAGCATACTGGGCCCTGGTTACCGTGGCAACCCAGTTCTACCAATATTTATTGCAGCCGTTTAGAGATATGCGGGAACTGGCCACATTGTACAGACTGGAGATCCTG AAAGCCTTGCGGGCAGACCGGCTGGGCCCGAAAAGGATCGAAGCCTTGCAGAAGGAGGCCGAGGAGTGGGCGAAGCAGGCCGAGGAAGCTGTGTGCTCCATTCAAGACATCACAGTGGGCTACTTCAGGGAGACCGTGACAGCTCTTGCAG CAATGCAGAAGCAGATGGAGCAAGACCGAAAGCGGTTTGGCCAAGCTGCTTGGGCGGCAGCTTCTCCGAGACTAGAAAACCTCAAGTACCTGTTAGCGAAGGAGACCCTTCAGCATATGAGAGCCAAAGAGCTGTGTCTGAACCACAAGAGAGCAGACATCCGAAAGAAA ATGCAGAGCTTGGGCGAGCAAGAGAACGACATGGCCTGTGTCGAAGAGCTGGAAATAGAGTATTATGAAACCCAGCTGGAGCTGTATGAGGTGCAGTTTGAGATCCTGAAGAATGAGGAGATGCTGCTTGTCACACAGCTGGAGACCTTGCGGAGACAGATGAaag AGATTCAGGATGAAGTTGTTTATTATGACACCTGTGAAAACCCTGATGAGTTGGAAGCTGCTGATCAAGGACTAGAACTCACCCACGCACCTTCCTCTGAAATGGTTCAGCTGAGACAGAGGACCCAGCAGCTGGAGACAAAACGGGGGATTATCTGCTCCCGGAGAGCCTATCTCAGAAACAAGAAG GATCAGTGTGAAGAGAGCCGCCGTCTCCGTCTCCAGGAGGCACGAGAGAGCACTCGGCATTTCTTGCAACACCACAGCATTCAGATG AAGAGAgacaagaagaaagaagaagagaaaacgAAAAAAGCTTGGATAAAGCAGGAGCGTGAGAAGACCCTGGAGAGGCTCAAAACCTTCAAGGAG AAATGTCCTGCTCAGTTTGTGCTGAAGACGTCTCGGTCCCAGCCTCTGAACTCTAAACAGCCACTGGGTGCATCCCGCCGGACTCCATCAGCAAAATCCACTCAGCCCTTGTCAATCAGCGGCAAGCTGCCCCCTAAGCACTCCAGGACCTCCCGCCCCATCCAAGCCAAAGGCCCCAAAGCGCTGCGCCCGAAGCCCTCGGCAGATATCCCCATCCATATTTTTGCTCCCCCGGCTGACCCAAAGCACTGCAAACAGACTGAGGAGGTGCCTCccctgccaccgctgcctccccccccacccgctccccCGCTGCCAGATGCCCATCTAGGTGGCTTAAAGAGGACGACACAAGCCAGTGATCAACCACTGCCCCTCGTGAGCGAGGAGCCTCCAAGGAGAAGTCCCGGTGCAGAGAGAGCAGCTAAGACAGCAGCACACACGGCAAACACCTGTACAG GAACCATGGATGAGGTTTTGGCATCATTAAGGCGTGGCGAAATCCTCCTCCGCAAAGTGGAACCTCCCCGCCCGCCTCCTTCCTCTGGTTCCTCCCTCAATGACGGCATCCTTGCGGCCATAAGGCAGGGAGTGAAGCTGCGGAAAGTGAGTCCGGAGCCCAAGACAGACCTTCAGAAGGCATCGAACAATGAGCTGGAGAGAAGTATAAAAGCGGCTATGCTGAGGATCAAGAAAGTGTCTGCTGACTCGGAAGAGGATGAAAACAATGACCAGAACAGTGGCGAATGGAATAGTTAA